One Panicum virgatum strain AP13 chromosome 3N, P.virgatum_v5, whole genome shotgun sequence DNA segment encodes these proteins:
- the LOC120663307 gene encoding receptor-like protein kinase ANXUR1 — MAARHGVLLAFIIAVKVVVFAAADKYKAPESILVNCGSAKEGQDADGRKWVTDKDSKWLNDGGKSSIMADADVQDPSLPSPVPYMSARVFTKETAYNFSVDEQDRHWLRLHFYPAAYHGLPAEQFFFSVSTSTGITLLRNFSVYITAKALSQAYIIREFTLPPVTGGALSLTFTPTAINNASYAFVNGIEIVSMPNIFAQSATMVGFADQTIDTAAASLQTMYRLNVGGSYIAPVNDSGLSRDWYDDTPYLFGAAVGVTFHANETDKIKFPSPEAEYAAPASLYLNSRSMGPNPKVNQNYNLTWVFEVDSNFTYIVRLHFCELLLTKVNQRVFDIYINNKTAQADADVIGWTTEKDVPVFKDYATFMPGGSGDKVLWVALHPSTSMKPEFYDAVLNGLEVFKMSDSSGNLAGPNPDPSKMLEEAEMELTQGKFKDKPSHLRAAVIGGAAGGAAAFGIVAAICVVAYQSKKRRALGTSVSHSSGWLPVYGGNSHTSTSKSSGGKSAALLNPNITAMCRHFSFQEIKAATKSFDESLVIGVGGFGKVYRGVVDGDTKVAIKRSNPSSEQGVLEFQTEIEMLSKLRHKHLVSLIGCCEDDGEMILVYDYMAHGTLREHLYKTGKPALSWRQRLEITIGAARGLHYLHTGAKYTIIHRDVKTTNILVDENWVAKVSDFGLSKTGPTTAMQTHVSTMVKGSFGYLDPEYFRRQQLTEKSDVYSFGVVLFEVLCARPALNPSLPREQVSLADHAMSCQRKGTLQDIIDPLLKGKIAPDCLKKYADTAEKCLADHGVDRPSMGDVLWNLEFALQMQDTFENGGKPEGGGSVSCSSTVSAADSMAASAAALELISEDMDEEDIANSVVFSQLVHPTGR, encoded by the coding sequence ATGGCAGCCCGTCATGGTGTTCTGCTCGCCTTCATCATTGCGGTCAAGGTGGTCGTTTTCGCAGCGGCGGACAAGTACAAGGCACCGGAGTCCATACTGGTGAACTGCGGTTCGGCGAAGGAGGGCCAGGACGCCGACGGGAGGAAATGGGTGACCGACAAGGACAGCAAGTGGCTCAatgatggcggcaagtcgtccATCATGGCGGACGCGGACGTCCAGGACCCGTCCCTTCCTTCACCCGTGCCGTACATGTCGGCACGGGTGTTCACCAAGGAGACCGCGTACAACTTCTCCGTGGACGAGCAGGACAGGCACTGGCTGCGCCTCCACTTCTACCCAGCGGCCTACCATGGCCTCCCGGCGGAACAGTTCTTCTTCTCGGTGTCCACCTCCACCGGCATCACGCTGCTCCGCAACTTCAGCGTCTACATCACCGCCAAGGCGCTCAGCCAGGCGTACATCATCAGGGAGTTCACGCTGCCGCCGGTCACCGGCGGCGCGCTGTCGCTCACCTTCACGCCGACCGCTATAAACAACGCGTCCTACGCATTCGTCAACGGCATAGAGATCGTCTCCATGCCCAACATCTTCGCCCAATCAGCCACGATGGTGGGCTTCGCCGACCAGACCATCGACACCGCTGCGGCCAGCCTGCAGACCATGTACAGGCTCAACGTCGGCGGGTCGTACATTGCCCCAGTCAACGACTCCGGGCTATCGCGAGATTGGTACGACGACACGCCTTACCTCTTTGGAGCCGCTGTCGGTGTGACATTCCATGCCAACGAGACGGACAAGATCAAGTTCCCAAGCCCAGAGGCGGAGTACGCAGCACCAGCGAGCCTCTACCTCAACAGCCGCTCCATGGGGCCTAACCCAAAGGTGAACCAGAACTACAACCTCACGTGGGTGTTCGAGGTGGACAGCAACTTCACGTACATCGTTCGGCTCCActtctgcgagctgctgctcaCCAAGGTCAACCAACGGGTGTTCGACATCTACATCAACAACAAGACAGCGCAGGCAGACGCTGACGTCATCGGGTGGACGACGGAGAAGGATGTGCCTGTCTTCAAGGACTACGCGACGTTCATGCCTGGCGGTTCGGGCGACAAAGTCCTCTGGGTCGCGCTGCACCCTTCCACGTCGATGAAGCCAGAGTTCTACGATGCCGTCCTCAATGGTCTCGAGGTATTCAAGATGAGCGACAGCTCCGGCAACCTTGCCGGCCCAAATCCCGACCCGTCCAAGATGCTCGAGGAAGCAGAGATGGAGCTGACACAGGGGAAGTTCAAGGACAAGCCCAGCCACCTCAGGGCCGCTGTAattggcggcgcggccggcggcgcagcggcctTTGGGATCGTCGCTGCCATCTGCGTCGTGGCGTATCAGTCCAAGAAGAGGCGGGCCCTGGGCACCAGCGTCTCGCATTCCTCGGGATGGCTTCCGGTGTACGGCGGCAACTCGCACACGAGTACCAGCAAATCCTCCGGCGGCAAGAGTGCGGCACTACTCAACCCCAacatcaccgccatgtgccggCACTTCTCCTTTCAGGAGATCAAGGCGGCGACCAAGAGCTTCGACGAGTCCCTGGTGATCGGTGTGGGCGGGTTCGGCAAGGTGTACAGGGGCGTCGTCGACGGAGACACCAAGGTAGCCATCAAGCGGAGTAACCCGTCGTCGGAGCAAGGCGTTCTGGAGTTCCAGACCGAGATCGAGATGCTCTCCAAGCTCCGGCACAAGCACCTCGTCTCGCTCATCGGCTGCTGCGAGGACGATGGCGAGATGATCCTTGTGTACGACTACATGGCGCACGGCACGCTCCGGGAGCACCTGTACAAGACTGGCAAGCCGGCGCTCTCGTGGCGGCAGCGCCTCGAGATCACCATCGGCGCCGCGCGGGGCCTGCACTATCTCCACACCGGCGCCAAGTACACCATCATCCACCGCGACGTCAAGACGACCAATATTCTGGTGGACGAGAACTGGGTGGCTAAGGTCTCTGACTTCGGTCTATCCAAGACTGGCCCCACGACAGCCATGCAGACGCACGTCAGCACCATGGTGAAGGGAAGCTTCGGCTACCTCGACCCGGAGTACTTCCGACGGCAGCAGCTGACGGAGAAGTCCGACGTCTACTCCTTCGGCGTCGTGCTCTTCGAGGTGCTCTGCGCGCGGCCTGCGCTGAACCCGAGCCTGCCACGGGAGCAGGTCAGCCTCGCGGACCACGCCATGAGCTGCCAGAGGAAGGGGACACTCCAGGACATCATTGACCCGCTACTCAAGGGAAAGATAGCGCCGGACTGTCTGAAAAAGTACGCCGACACGGCGGAGAAGTGCCTGGCAGACCACGGCGTCGACCGGCCGTCCATGGGCGACGTGCTATGGAACCTCGAGTTCGCGCTGCAGATGCAGGACACCTTCGAGAACGGTGGCAAGCCAGAGGGCGGAGGCAGTGTGAGCTGCAGCAGCACCGTGTCGGCTGCGGACAGCATGGCTGCCTCTGCCGcggcgcttgagctcatcaGCGAAGACATGGACGAGGAGGACATCGCCAACAGTGTGGTGTTCTCGCAGCTCGTCCACCCAACCGGCCGGTGA